The following coding sequences are from one Triticum aestivum cultivar Chinese Spring chromosome 5A, IWGSC CS RefSeq v2.1, whole genome shotgun sequence window:
- the LOC123102108 gene encoding uncharacterized protein, with protein sequence MLPLVNMQASPEKEASRQQQMMTKVSISILVMALPVLYVSVLRVPPATLFRDTTFWFLMSNSIIVVIAADSGMLFFGSSASASPGVDDRPFVVSNYNGDAAAVPMVSVSSDEPLLPVAVVEDQPLVVARDILVHGDTAVDSHAHALVVRGEEDARPKMAMSGKPSYAYPTGEGDDDGVVVKARLTASRSLAREERAARRRRSRSHSHALVPDTDTVVVQDKSVVVVRDEKLRRTATEGRRQPTAAEEEESEYYARLSDEELNRRVEDFITRFNREIRLQVEKEELQA encoded by the coding sequence ATGCTGCCGCTGGTGAACATGCAGGCTTCTCCGGAGAAAGAGGCCAGCAGGCAGCAGCAGATGATGACCAAGGTGTCCATCTCCATCCTGGTGATGGCGCTGCCGGTGCTCTACGTCTCCGTCCTCCGCGTGCCGCCGGCCACGCTCTTCCGGGACACCACCTTCTGGTTCCTCATGTCCAACTCCATCATCGTCGTCATCGCCGCCGACTCCGGCATGCTCTTCTTCGGCTCCTCCGCTTCCGCTTCCCCGGGCGTCGACGACCGCCCATTCGTCGTCTCCAACTACAACGGCGACGCAGCGGCGGTGCCAATGGTTAGCGTCTCCAGCGACGAGCCGCTGCTGCCTGTGGCCGTCGTCGAGGACCAACCGTTGGTTGTCGCGAGGGACATCCTCGTACATGGCGACACGGCCGTGGACAGCCATGCACACGCATTGGTTGTACGAGGCGAAGAAGATGCTCGGCCGAAGATGGCCATGTCCGGCAAACCGTCCTATGCTTACCCCACCGGTGAGGGTGacgacgacggcgtggtggtgaaagcGAGGCTGACGGCAAGCAGGAGCCTGGCGAGGGAGGagagggcggcgaggaggcggcggagcaggTCCCACTCGCACGCGCTCGTGCCCGACACTGACACGGTGGTGGTGCAGGACAAGAGCGTGGTCGTTGTGAGGGACGAGAAGCTCCGGCGCACGGCCACGGAGGGCCGGCGCCAGCCCACCGCcgcagaggaggaggagagcgagtaCTACGCGCGGCTCTCCGACGAGGAGCTCAACCGGAGGGTGGAGGACTTCATCACCAGGTTCAACAGGGAGATCAGGCTGCAGGTCGAGAAGGAGGAGCTACAAGCCTGA